CTTACTACTTTCCAACAAAGCAGTCTTTTCCGATTTACAGAGTGTTCAGAACACAAGTTAGCGAAAAAAGTTCGTGAGATTTATTTCTTAATGGTCTTCATAGTCGCATCgctgaaaattaaatttcggCAAACAACGAGCGCTACAGAGCCAAGATAATGAACATTTTATGTATGATGTTTCATGATCATTCAGAATACCATCTTATCggattaaattgaaaacaacttagggaaatatttcaatatttgcaAAGTTACGCGTTTCTTGGAAAGGTAACCATTATCACTCGGTGCTAATATGACCGAAAGTGTGCAGCTGTTGATCATGCTGAATTATGCCTGATATTTGGTTTTACAAGGATGGCACAGCCTGTTTCACATCTTACCAAACAATCGGTATTTTGATTATTAAGTTCGGTAACCGTGTCATCTTCAGCGCTGGGAATCGATGATCCGTTaagattttgtttgtgttttgtcGTTAAAGACCTACGTTATTTAAAGAATTCGTATCGTAAGTCTAATATTGTCCGAGCTTTTCTGTAGCAGCAGATATCTCGAAACGAAATCATCTTCCTTgcataataaaaattgaaaattcgtgatCATTCTTTCAAAACTAAAGATCTGAAATACACAAGCACTTTGGAAagcttttttttggatttttggaatttaatttccatttcgcaataatattttatctttctttaaaaaattccaataaaagttacttttaattttgtttttattgttttcttttttttcattaatataaaaataaatacttaaactagtttgtaatatttttcttaaaaactaatgACTTAGATgtgcttttttttattttacataaaatttataattttgttttttaaattgtttataaaaaataatctctttggtttgctaaaaaatttttacaaaatattttcacttttcaatcttaaatattttggtatatttttttttcaattatcacACTTTTTCACTCATTTTTATACATGTTTTTTCTAGCTAAATATTTGTTAGAAATCACATTATCGTTTTTAGGGGACTTTAGGGGGTCCGCAATAAATGACCACTTCTGAGGACCCGGATAttagatatttattttcattagaaTCCTCTTTCATTCCTTAATGTTTGTTTGTGGTTAATAGGCCATTTCAGCACCCCAAGGACGATAGGGTTTTGAACCATTAGCTGTTACATATACACCTGTCTGATGATTATATTCTTGACCTACACTAACCGGATACTGAGGAGCCATAGTGGTAGTATAACCTAAACTACTGCTAGGAACTGTTGGTGTTGTTTGACGAAGACTATTGTGGGTTTGAGCACTAGTAAGTTCAATGTATGTGGAGGCCCCCTGGTGTTGTGTATGGTCTTGGGTATGATTTTGTGTGTAGGTGTGGTGGGTAGCTTGATTATTAGTTAATTGagattgttgctgctgttgttgttggtgctgTGGTTGTTGTTGCGGCTGTGGTTGTTGATGAGCTTCATGAGAAGAGGGTGTGCGTTGAGGATGTGTAACTTGTTGCTGAGTTTGGGTTtgagattgttgttgttgttgctgctgctgttgttgttgtgaggtaacttgctgttgctgttgttgtgtggTAACTTGTTGAGCTGTGGCATGATTCATTAAGGGCAAAGTGTCTTGAGCAGAACCAACTGATGTTGATCGTACATTGTGTTGTTGTGTCATATTATGCTGTTGAGAATGCATATTGGTACTATTGGGCGAGGAGCTTAAAGTGGGATATTGATGTAAAGCAGCAGGTAAATTGGGCACATATGAAGAACTAACCGAAGCATGTGTGGTAGAAGCAGAAGGATATGTTTGATAGGGTGTAACACCACAATTGGGTTGATAAGCAGCTGCAGCAGCAGCCGCTGTAGAGGCAGCAGCCGGATGACCAGCCCAAGAAGCACTAGGACTAACTGGACAACCTTTAGACATTTCACGTTGCTGCACAAAATACTGTAAATGAGACATTAATCTCAAACGTAAAGGATCTTGTATATCCATGCCTTCAATGGTAACCAAATATCTAGCCACTTCGGCAGCACATTCACGAAAACCAATAATATGATAATCCATGGCAAATCTTTGAGGATCATAACCCAATGAATCCATACCTGCAAACAAACacaaagaaaaaaggaaaagttaatatttttgtataacaattaaagtaaacaattaaaattttttctctaacGTTTTAACATTCCCACGAAATATCCCATTAATTGTTGTTTAACACccttatttttaacattaaaaaaacccAAAGTTCTTAtaggatttttatatatatcaaTAGGGGTGTTTTTAAATGACACTGCGAATCTTTGGGAAGCAACTTTCTCACTATATCAAACTTTTAGGCTTTTTGCTTTGaacatatttaatattcttttatgagtttttgtttgttggtgGCTTCAGAGAGGGTGGTGTTTAATGATAAAAGTAAAGGCCGTGGGATAATTGTGAAAAACATATTAACTCGTGccaaatttccatacaaatagTGGTTAAAATGCGTGGGAATCTTTTTACAAATCATAGTAAATTAGTGGGATTATTACATCTAAGTGATTATGAATGATTTTTCAgtttgaaattaaagaaaattttgtgaaaaagttGTTAAACGAAATCGAATTAGAAATTGTGAATTTAATTGGTTTATTCTTCTTTGCTTGGGATATtatatcatattaaaaattcaaattgcaTTGACTTTAAAAATCCATTTAGGAACCGGTTTTCTTTAATAGGATACTCTGTTTTTGTTTTGGGACATTTTGACATCCCACAGAGAgtgaattaaattttgaaaaacttgttttaattagaaTCAATTTGAAAGATCATGTTTGATCAGTTGTTAATTTTGTACCTTAGCTCAGTTGGAACTTAAAACTATGTGGAAATGGAATTTggtgaaatttaaaaatgattttttttttgaaaaaactccAATAATAGAAAAGCTTTTGCTATGAAAGCTTTTAGGTGAAAAATCCTTTTTAGTGTGTTGTAAAGCAAATTTTgtgaattgttttaatttttatagaaaaagcttatttattacaaaagctATTTTTGCTAATTCACTGAAAAGCTTTGTTTTTGCGAAAAAGCTATTCATCAGAAGGCTATTTTTGGGAAAAGCTTATGTTTTTAGTGAAAAGGTGTTTTATGAATTATTAAGAATTTGCAgtgaaaataagaaattttaaaaagcttttttgcgttttataaataattagcagaatgtttttcttttaattaaaaaaaagcctATTCATTAATAGCTTTTTTGCGAAAATCagaacttttaaacttttcatacaaattttctcttttattagattttaaagaagattttggcaatttataagatttattttgTACTTTATCAAACATGCGCAAAACTTAATGAAAACTTCATTTTGAAATCAATACAGTAAACATTGGCTAAAACGAACTTCACAAAGAATTTAATTTCATGGCGATTGAACTTCTTTTAATGCATACAATTTAAGCTTTATCcccttaaataattaaaaactttcacTATTATTTAACACTTTTGGTGATAATTACCTTTACTTTGCAAGCTTTTCAAATGTTCCACAGTCAATTGTAAGATTTCAGCTTTTTCCAATTTGGCTGAACCTTGTTTTTCATAAGCCGAAGGCACCAAACGTTTCAATTCGGACAATGAGGAATTAATACGATCACGACGTTTCTTTTCAATAACGCCACGACGTTTTTTGCGACTCATTAGCTGGCAACTGTTGGTTTCACTGGGTGAAATtctaaaagttaaaagaaaaacagcaacaattagaaaatttattctttCCAATAAgaaatttagttctttttttatttattagtagaattatatgaaaaactcaCTGTTCTTTGGACGATTCTTCGGAATATAATTCTTCACAATCACTTTCGGACATGGCACGTTTTAAACTGTGAGTTTGTGGAGGTGGTACCCAATGATTTTGCGGCGTAGTTGGTACTGCGGCGGCGCCATAGCTCCAGTGTAGAGCAGCATTATTATGATGCATATTATGATCCATTTTTCGctttagtttaaaacttttctcaaacacgttttttcaaaattatatttttttaaaaaattctttatattttttttataaaatttattataaactttcacaaattttcttaagtttttaatttgtttaaatattttttgttaataacttttttaaaaaacacaaaaaatttatatttttatttcttagtaGAGCTAGTTTCAGAGCACGTGTCTTATCGTGTGTATGAACGACGTTCGACTGATTTTGAAACGTACGACCAGCATGTGCCACAACTCAAACTCCAGGCAATCTTAACGTCCTTTCACCAATAAAATCTAAACTTCATAAGCCACCCCATTTGTTGCAACGACAAAAACCACCCGTTCGCCCAACTATTCTATGTCTAACTAATACATCCTTATCCTGTAAGGGTTAATTCTCTGCTGTGTCTGATCGTTAGTGCAATAAGTGTAATAAAGAGAGAGCATTCGATGTGTTAGAGTGTAATAAGCGTTAGAGAGAGAAAGCGTAATTTAACTTAAACGTTATGCATGAAACGAGCAACTTTGTTAGTAGTTGTTTTTGCTACAAGTGTATTATtatcaaacaacaaaaactatgcAAGTTGTtgtgttaatatttgttttatgcaTGTTCTACTTGCTCGGgagttgtattttttaactGATGCTTGTTGCTTAATCTTAGAAACTTTGGTCCTTATGCTGTAACTTTACCACAAATATAGTTGTTGACAATATTGTTTGTTGCCAGCAGTCAACGACGTTTTATCGATTGTCGTCGTCGTCGTTACCATTATCATCCTCGTCTTTGACGTCGTTGTTTGTTTATACCTCTTGACAAGTTATCTTCTCAAATACATATTGTCAATAATAATATGACTGTTGTTTAGGCGTCGTTTTAGTTGTTCGTTTTGTCGCCAGTTGTTGTTTGTGAATTTGTTAGATGATTTTCAATGAATATGGAGCACGCGTTTGAAACTTATGCTGGTCGTGTGTTGCCCCCAACAAGTGCATTTAGTTTGCTGTTGCTCTCTTAATGTTTGTTCGTTTGTATGCAAAAATCTTTATCTTTATCTGCTCTTGTAGGTCATCGTACGACATTGTTAAGGATATTGGATAACGCCCATGGcgtttagtatttatttacaattgtaATTAGGTCATGGAACAGGTGaatttattagtatttattttgtgtGGTTTAGATTTTAATCATTGGCGTCTGTTTAAATCGTAAGACCttccttaaatatttgttagttgTCGTTAAATCTATTAAAGGTTAATAGGCAAATCTATTCGTAATACTGTAGGTTAGGTTACGTGGGTTGCTCGCTAGCAATTTCGTTCGGTCTCCATATAAACCAGCCGGTACTTTTAATAAAACCGATCATGTTTATCAGTGACGCATCTCTGAGACAGTCTAGATAAAAGAAAAGAGCTCTACCCAGATAGAGTAGTCTGTGCTCTTGTAAGGCTGGACATAGAAGGTGTTGTACCGATTCCACTTCCAGCTTCCACAGTTGCTATGATTTGGGTACTCCCTACGTTCTGACATATGTTCAATCATACAGTACCCAGTAATTATACCAGTTAGAAGCCTAATCGAGTTCTTATCATGAGATAAGAGAGTCCTAGTCCTATCTGTTGTCAGAGTAATACTGTAATACAACTTTGAATTTAAAGTTTGAGTTGTTATCTTGATTGTAGCTTCGTTCTCACATATACCCAACGATCCTTGAAATGTGGATACATATTCCATCAATTAGTCTTTACATTCCAAAATAGTAATCTCTCACCGAAAATTTCTAGAACAAGTTATCAGCGTGAAAAATGCGCTTACAGAATTGCTGACGCAAAGTTCTTatatacaattgaaaatttctaaaatataattagaaatttctcAATTTCAATGGGAAATAGTTCACTAAAGAAAAATTCTGAACCTTCCATAAAAGAAGGTTTGTtccaaagtaaaatttttgaaccAATATTACGCAGCATTTAGAAGTGCTTTTTAACAAACTCGTAGTTTAATCTAAAAGTTATTATTAGATCTGCCTATAATGGTTATAGCTTCTAGGCGATGGTTCTAAAATGAACTGCGGTGTTGGTTTTGGCGTCTTTGGGAAAAAGGTATTATCCAACTGCAAACTTAAACCGACAATCCGACTATATTATACCAGAGAGTATTTTTATGATCTCTATGATCtctaggacaaaaaggattaaaatctttaatcaccctctaaaattcaatttttgaatcaaaacataaaagtccatttcttTCTACACGGAAGgtcctagggcaaaaaggattaaaatcacttttatttttgagtctaaacataaaagtccattttctggctaaacggaaggccctagggcaaaaaggattaaaatctgtgatcacttttatatctcatcaaaattcaatatttgagtcgaaacataaaagtccattttctggctaaacggaagggcctaggacaaaaaggattaaaatttgtaatcaccctctaaaattcaatttttgagtcaaaacataaaagtccattttctggctaaacggaaggccctagggcaaaaaggattaaaatctgtgatcacttttatatctcatcaaaattcaatatttgagtcgaaacataaaagtccattttctggctaaacggaagggcctaggacaaaaaggattaaaatttgtaatcaccctctaaaattcaatttttgagtcaaaacataaaagtccattttctggctaaacgaaaGGCCCTAttgcaaaaaggattaaaatctgtgatcacttttatttccctctaaaattcaatatttgggtcaaaacataaaagttcattttctggctaaacggaaggccctagggcaaaaaggtttaaagtctgtgatcacttttatatctcaacaaaattcaatatttgagtcaaaacataaaagtccattttctggctaaacggaaggccctagggcaaaaaggattaaagtttgtgatcacttttatatctcaactaaattcaatatttgagtcaaaacataaaagttcattttctggctaaacggaaggccctagggcaaaaaggattaaaatctgtgatcacttttatatctcatcaaaattcaatatttgagtcgaaacataaaagtcgattttctggctaaacggaagggcctaggacaaaaaggattaaaatttgtaatcaccctctaaaattcaatttttgagtcaaaacataaaagtccattttctggctaaacggaaggccctagggcaaaaaggattgaaatctgtgatcacttttatttccctctaaaattcgatttttgtgtcaaatcataaaagtccattttctggctaaacagaaggccctagggcaaaaaggattaaaatctgtgatcacttttatatctcaacaaaattcaatatttgcgtcaaaacacaaaagtccattttttggctaaacggaaggccctagggcaaaaaggattaaaatctgtgatcacttttatttccctctaaaattcgatttttgagtcaaaacataaaagtccattttctggctaaacggaaggccctaggtcaaaaataattgaaatctgtgatcacttttatttccttctaaaattcgatttttgagtcaaaacataaaagtccattttctggctaaacggaaggccctaggtcaaaaaggattgaaatctgtgatcacttttatttccttctaaaattcgatttttgagtcaaaacataaaagtccattttctggctaaacggaaggccctaggtcaaaaaggattaaaatctgtgatcgcttTTATATCTcatcaaaattcaatatttgagtcaaaacataaaagtccgttttctggctaaacggaaggccctgggtcaaaaaggattgaaatctgtgatcacttttatttccctctaaaattcaatatttgggtcaaaacataaaagtccattttctggctaaacggaaggccctaggtcaaaaaggattaaagtctgcgatcacttttatttctccctaaaattgatttttgagtcaaaacataaaagtccattttctggctaaacggagggccctagggcaaaaaggattaaaatctgtgatcacttttatttcgccctaaattcaatatttgagtcaaaacataaatgtccattttctagctaaacggaaggccctaggacaaaaaggattaaaatctgtgatcacttttatttccctctaaaattcgatttttgagtcaaaacataaaagtccattttctggctaaacggaaggtcctagggcaaaaaggattaaaatttgtgatcacttttatttcacttttatttcttcgatttttgagtcaaaacataaaagtccattttctggctaaacggaaggccctagggcaaaaaggattaaaatctgtgatcacttttatttcgccctaaattcgatttttgagtcaaaacataaaagtcgattttctggctaaacggaaggccctagggcaaaaaggattaaaatttgtgatcacttttatttctccctaaaattcgatttttgagtcaaagcataaaagtccattttctggctaaacggaaggcgctagggcaaaaaggattgaaatctgtgatcacttttatttccctctaaaattcgatttttgagtcaaaacataaaagtccattttctggctaaacggaaggccctagggcaaaaaggtttgaaatttgtgatcactttcatttctccctaaaattcgatttttgagtcaaaacataaaagtccattttttggctaaacggaaggccctagggcaaaaaggattaaaatctgtgatcacttttatttccctctaaaattcgatttttgagtcaaaacataaaagtccattttctggctaaacggaaggccctagggcaaaaaggattaatatctgtgatcacttttatatctcatcaaaattcaatatttgagtcaaaacataaaagtcgattttctggctaaacggaaggccctaggtcaaaaaggattgaaatctgtaatcacttttatttccctctaaaattcgatttttgagtcaaaacataaaagtccattttctggttaaacggaaggccctaggtcaaaaaggattaaaatctgtgatcacttttatatctcATCAGAATTCAATATTTGAGtcgaaacataaaagtccattttctggctaaacggaaggccctagggcaaaaaggattaaaatctgtgatcacttttatatctcatcaaaattcaatatttgagtcgaaacataaaagtcgattttctggctaaacgaaaggccctagggcaaaaaggattaaaatctgtgatcacttttatttctccctaaaattcgatttttgagtcaaaacataaaagtccattttctggctaaacggaaggccctagggcaaaaaggattaaaatctgtgatcacttttatttccctcctaaaattcgatttttgagtcgaaacataaaagtccattttctggctaaacggaaggccctaggacaaaaaggattaaaatctgtgatcacttttatatctcATCaaggccctaggacaaaaaggattaaaatctgtgatcacttttattcctCTTCTTATCCCCCTATAATTCGATTTTTTAGtcgaaacataaaagtccattttctggctaaacggaaggtcctagggcaaaaaggattaaaatttgtgatcacttttatttctccctaaaattcgatttttgagtcaaaacataaaagtccattttctggctaaacggaaggccctagggcaaaaaggattaaaaggatgtgatcacttttatttccctgtgaaattcgatttttgagtcaaaacataaaagtccattttctggctaaacggaaggccctagggcaaaaaggattaaaatctgtgatcacttttttccctctaaaattcgatttttgagtcaaaacataaaagtccattttctggctaaacggaaggccctagggcaaaaaggattaaaatttgtgatcacttttatttctccctaaaattcgattttttagtcaaaaagtccattttctggctaaacggaaggccctagggcaaaaaggataaaaacctttgatcacttttatttccctgtgaaattcgatttttgagtcaaaacataaaagtccattttctggctaaacggaaggccctagggcaaaaaggattaaaatttgtgatcacttttatttctccctaaaattcgatttttgagtcaaaacataaaagtccattttctggctaaacggatggccatagggcaaaaaggattgaaatctgtgatcacttttatattgagtcaaaacataaaaatccattttctggctaaacggaagaccctagggcaaaaaggattaaaatctgtgatcacttttatttctccctagaattcgatttttgagtcaaaacataaaagtccattttctggctaaacggaaggccctatggaaaaaaggattaaaatctgtgtcACTTTTATATCTcatcaaaattcaatatttaattcgaaacataaaagtccattttctggctaaacggaaggccctagagCAAAAAAGATTGATATCTGTGAAGGTcctaggacaaaaaggattaaaatctgtgatcacttttatatctcatcaaaattcaatatttgagtcaaaacataaaagtccattttctggctaaacggaaggccctaggtgaaaaagaattgaaatctgtgatcacttttatttccctctaaaattcgatttttgagtcaaaacataaaagtccattttctagctaaacggAAGGTCCTAGgacaaaaagtattaaaatctgtgatcacttttatatctcatcaaaattcaatatttgagtcaaaacataaaagtccattttctggctaaacggaaggccctaggtcAAAatggattgaaatctgtgatcactttcatttccctctaaaattcgatttttgagtcaaaacataaaagtccattttctggctaaacggaaggccctagggcaaaaaggattgaaatttgtgatcactttttcccctctaaaattcgatttttgagtcaaaacataaaagtccattttctggctaaacggaaggccctaggtcaaaaaggattgaaatctgtgatgagtcaaaacataaaagtccattttctggctaaacggaaggtcctagggcaaaaaggattaaaatctgtgatcacttttatatctcatcaaaattcaatatttgagtcaaaacataaaagtccattttctggctaaacggaaggccctaggtcaaaaaggattaaaatttgtgatcacttttatttctccctaaaattcgattttttagtcaaaacataaaagtccattttctggccaaactgaaggccctagggcaaaaaggattaaaatctgtgatcacttttatttctctctaaatttcgatttttgagtcaaaacataaaagtccattttctggctaaacggaaggccctagggcaaaaaggattaaaatctgtgatcacttttatttctccctaaaattcgatttttgagtCGAAGCATTAAAGTcgattttctggctaaacggaaggccctagggcaaaaaggattaaaatctgtgatcacttttatttccctctaaaattcgatttttgagtcaaaacataaaagtcagttttctggctaaacggaaggccctaggacaaaaaggattaaaatctgtgatcacttttatatctcatcaaaattcaatatttgagtcgaaacataaaagtccattttctggctaaacgaaggccctagggcaaaaaggattaaaatctgtgatcacttttatttctccctaaaattcgatttttgagtcaaaacataaaagtccattttccgGCTAAACGGAaagccctagggcaaaaaggattccAATGTTTCTGAGATCTATAGATTATGGCGATATCGCTTAGATCCAAAATTGctttacaaaaatctaaaaatgtttCCCTTGTTCTGCATTAGTGCTAgaattaaatctattttttggattttgattaatttcccataattttctattttgttaaaatgtttaaattacgttctttcttattttaattaaaatttcttaattacgAAATGATATTTCCCATTAAGGCGCATAACTAGCggtaattattgttttttaatcgaacatcaaaaaaacagtttttttgtatgtaaattttgtttttatataattaatcaAAACAATCTTTTTTTTCGGACGAACAACAAAATCATCAACAAAAAAAGaccaccaaaacaaaaaaattctcatGTGAGCaaactaaaaacacaaaatattagaaaaaaaaactcacccCCAAATAAATATTTCGAATAAACAAGATACGCAAACAATATCaaatgttaaacttaaatgcgacattaaataaaaattgaacgAACATACCAAAATTGAACCACCCAAAAGAaattgtatgaatgaatgaatgtatcgAAGGAAGGATGGATGGTACGACGTGGGAAATGCACTACGAAGACATTTCTCACGCATGTTTGACACGTGCTGGACGAACTTTTTTTAATgcacaaatcaaaaaaaaaaaaaaagaaacaatatttgaaataaaaaccttTTGATGTAGACAAAATATACAACATACAATGTACAACAACGACTACAAGTACTTgaaattggttttttgtttcttatgcGAAAGAAACTTACatgttacaaatatttttcaaaattattgttgtttatgaTTTTCAACTAACCACGTGCCCATGACAAtagattttagttaaaattgttttttttttcttcttttaatactTTCCATCATACTTACTGGCTTtcgttctatttttttcttcttcagaAAAAATACATCATTGTTGCTGAttgttatttgtaataatataattttttttatttcctgctatatttcaaaatttaattacactTTGCGAGAGTGATAAAGTGATGTGTGGATAGAGAAGACAGCGAGCAAGAGCGAGAGAGAGCGACAATAAACAcaactttttctttacattttgatAATGATTAAGGccacattgttgttgttataaaaacaagttCAAATCATAACTTCACAATCAT
The window above is part of the Lucilia cuprina isolate Lc7/37 chromosome 6, ASM2204524v1, whole genome shotgun sequence genome. Proteins encoded here:
- the LOC111682333 gene encoding hairy/enhancer-of-split related with YRPW motif protein; translated protein: MDHNMHHNNAALHWSYGAAAVPTTPQNHWVPPPQTHSLKRAMSESDCEELYSEESSKEQISPSETNSCQLMSRKKRRGVIEKKRRDRINSSLSELKRLVPSAYEKQGSAKLEKAEILQLTVEHLKSLQSKGMDSLGYDPQRFAMDYHIIGFRECAAEVARYLVTIEGMDIQDPLRLRLMSHLQYFVQQREMSKGCPVSPSASWAGHPAAASTAAAAAAAYQPNCGVTPYQTYPSASTTHASVSSSYVPNLPAALHQYPTLSSSPNSTNMHSQQHNMTQQHNVRSTSVGSAQDTLPLMNHATAQQVTTQQQQQQVTSQQQQQQQQQQQSQTQTQQQVTHPQRTPSSHEAHQQPQPQQQPQHQQQQQQQSQLTNNQATHHTYTQNHTQDHTQHQGASTYIELTSAQTHNSLRQTTPTVPSSSLGYTTTMAPQYPVSVGQEYNHQTGVYVTANGSKPYRPWGAEMAY